One Silene latifolia isolate original U9 population chromosome 4, ASM4854445v1, whole genome shotgun sequence DNA segment encodes these proteins:
- the LOC141651600 gene encoding uncharacterized protein LOC141651600: protein MGVLHSVAWSFVLEMLQATGFPESFTKIIMQCITTPTYSLSLNGETFGFFKGRRGLRQGDPLSPLLFTLCLDYLSRVLGVCLEMNNGKSNFYYNGIDESLVYEIEKDWIFILPKTVISKIEAVCRSFLWYGSNHKESPALVSWATICQPRKQGGLGFKDLHAWNVAAIAKYVWWIAMKADHLRRAKTVKEGYHWLKPVGDKIQWYPWMLNRMIIPRHVFMCWLVAQNRLLTQDRLLKMNIIQNNCCYLCGETMECHEHLFFQCRYSRMCLELTGCWCLVDFPEKNCIEWWVRWRQQSIWYKHAVAMILASLLAHIWFARNKCRLEGCLSHPQVVVNSIKREVQLRIN from the exons atgggggtgttacactcagtGGCTTGGTCTTTTGTCCTGGAGATGCTTCAAGCTACTGGGTTTCCTGAATCATTCACCAAGATCATTATGCAGTGCATCACAACCCCCACCTATTCTCTTTCCCTCAATGGTGAAACATTTGGGTTTTTTAAAGGCAGGAGAGGGCTCAGGCAAGGAGACCCTTTGTCTCCTCTTCTCTTTACCCTATGTTTGGATTATTTGAGTAGGGTCCTAGGTGTG TGTCTGGAAATGAATAATGGGAAGtctaacttttattataatggGATTGATGAGAGTTTGGTCTACGAAATTGAGAAAGACTG GATTTTCATCCTACCTAAAACTGTCATAAGCAAGATTGAAGCAGTTTGCAGATCTTTTCTTTGGTATGGCTCTAATCATAAGGAAAGCCCTGCCTTAGTTTCTTGGGCTACCATTTGCCAACCTAGGAAACAAGGGGGACTGGGTTTTAAGGATCTCCATGCTTGGAATGTTGCTGCTATTGCTAAATATGTATGGTGGATTGCAATGAAGGCTGATCACCTGCGG AGAGCAAAGACAGTGAAGGAGGGGTATCACTGGCTTAAACCAGTTGGAGATAAAATCCAGTGGTATCCATGGATGCTCAATAGGATGATTATCCCTCGTCATGTGTTCATGTGCTGGTTAGTAGCACAGAATAGGCTTTTAACTCAAGACAGGTTGCTCAAAATGAATATAATTCAGAACAATTGCTGCTATCTGTGTGGAGAGACGATGGAATGTCATGAACATCTGTTTTTCCAGTGTAGATATAGCAGAATGTGCTTGGAGCTCACAGGCTGCTGGTGCTTAGTGGACTTTCCAGAGAAGAATTGCATTGAATGGTGGGTACGCTGGAGGCAGCAGTCTATATGGTACAAGCACGCAGTGGCTATGATCCTTGCCTCCCTACTTGCCCATATTTGGTTTGCTCGTAACAAATGCAGACTTGAGGGGTGTCTTTCCCATCCTCAGGTGGTTGTTAATAGCATTAAACGTGAAGTGCAGCTGAGAATTAATTAG